From the genome of Vicia villosa cultivar HV-30 ecotype Madison, WI linkage group LG2, Vvil1.0, whole genome shotgun sequence, one region includes:
- the LOC131649245 gene encoding uncharacterized protein LOC131649245, protein MMESLTSSSSSTTLPSFSIFPSTTTRTSLSSKKTLHFRPPSSKRDDAKDSDEINININLPVLSNQCFSISPLSNDAAMGLVLSAATGRGWTTGSGMEGPPVPAVGKDDELGTGNISTFPWSLFTKSPRRRMLIAFTCTICSQRTTRAINPHAYNDGTVFVQCCGCNAYHKLVDHLNLFQETNCYLNSSFNYKGPGWDDLKFRFMDVDSDSDDDDDIFPVA, encoded by the exons ATGATGGAATCTTTaacctcatcttcttcttcaacaacgcTACCTTCTTTCTCCATCTTcccttcaacaacaacaagaacatctCTTTCTTCCAAGAAAACCCTCCACTTTCGTCCACCTTCCTCCAAAC GTGACGATGCTAAGGATTCCGATGAaatcaacatcaacatcaaccTTCCAGTTCTCAGTAATCAATGCTTCTCCATTTCCCCTCTTTCTAAT GATGCGGCGATGGGGCTGGTGTTGAGTGCTGCAACTGGTAGAGGATGGACAACGGGTTCGGGGATGGAAGGGCCGCCTGTTCCTGCTGTTGGGAAGGATGATGAATTAGGGACGGGGAATATTTCAACTTTTCCGTGGTCTCTGTTCACGAAATCTCCGAGGAGGAGGATGCTTATTGCTTTTACTTGTACAATCTGCAGCCAGCGAACTACACGGGCTATTAATCCTCATGCGTATAATGATGGAACTGTGTTTGTTCAG TGCTGTGGATGCAATGCGTACCATAAGCTTGTGGATCACTTGAACTTGTTTCAGGAGACAAATTGCTATCTGAATTCAAGTTTTAATTATAAAGGTCCTGGATGGGATGATCTTAAGTTCAGGTTCATGGACGTAGATAGCGAcagcgatgatgatgatgatatattCCCCGTTGCATGA
- the LOC131649244 gene encoding uncharacterized protein LOC131649244 produces the protein MEGLTGLTHLFVTMFLAGFGGVIVIPAITDVTMAALCPGQDQCSLAIYLTGFQHAMIGVGSVLTTPLIGNLSDRYGRKALITLPLTVSLIPQAILAYSRDTKFYYAYYVVKTLAAIAGEGSFHCLALAYVADKVPVGKRASAFGILAGVGSASFVGGTLAARFLSTPLTFQVASVFSMIALVYMRIFLKESAPMSQPLLKETEEPCIQQCEDDMPQKTFKKLPSMGDVICLLKCSPTFSQAAIVLLFNSLADGGLMAVLLYYLKARFQFNKNQFADLMMISGIGATLTQLFLMPILVPAVGEEKLLTTGLFVSCINILVYSIAWSSWVPYALAGFSVLGVLVRPTITSIASKQVGPNEQGMVQGCLSGITSVANIISPLIFSPLTAIFLSEDAPFNFPGFSLMCLGLILMTAFFLSLMIRPPPPIVGDKVSSNRCTDTLV, from the exons ATGGAGGGATTAACAGGGCTTACTCATCTCTTTGTAACAATGTTTCTCGCTGGATTCGGCGGAGTTATTGTTATTCCGGCCATCACCGACGTCACCATGGCCGCACTTTGCCCCGGTCAAGATCAATGCTCTCTTGCTATTTACCTCACCGGTTTCCAACATGCT ATGATTGGAGTAGGGTCAGTGTTGACAACACCATTAATTGGGAACTTGTCTGACCGATATGGCAGGAAAGCTTTGATCACACTTCCTCTCACAGTGTCTCTCATTCCTCAAG CCATATTGGCATATAGCAGGGATACAAAATTCTACTATGCATACTATGTGGTCAAAACTCTTGCTGCCATTGCTGGTGAAGGCAGCTTCCATTGCCTAGCTCTTGCTTATGTG GCAGACAAAGTTCCAGTTGGGAAAAGAGCATCAGCATTTGGAATACTTGCTGGTGTTGGATCAGCATCTTTTGTTGGTGGAACATTAGCTGCTAGATTTCTATCCACACCTTTGACATTTCAG GTTGCTTCAGTGTTTTCTATGATAGCATTAGTGTACATGAGAATTTTCCTCAAGGAAAGTGCACCTATGAGTCAACCATTATTGAAAGAGACAGAGGAACCATGCATTCAACAGTGTGAGGATGATATGCCACAAAAAACATTTAAGAAACTACCTTCAATGGGGGATGTAATTTGTTTGCTCAAGTGTAG CCCTACATTCTCACAAGCAGCAATTGTTTTGCTCTTCAATAGTCTTGCGGACGGCGGCTTGATGGCAGTATTGCTG TATTATTTGAAGGCGCGTTTTCAATTCAACAAGAATCAGTTTGCCGACTTGATGATGATCTCGGGGATCGGAGCTACTCTGACACAA CTATTTCTCATGCCCATATTAGTACCTGCTGTAGGAGAGGAAAAGTTGCTCACAACAGGACTCTTTGTTTCCTGCATAAAT ATACTGGTATACAGTATAGCATGGTCATCATGG GTTCCTTATGCTCTAGCAGGTTTCTCTGTTTTAGGAGTTCTTGTGCGACCAACT ATAACCAGCATTGCATCCAAACAAGTTGGACCAAATGAACAG GGAATGGTTCAAGGATGTCTCTCAGGAATCACTTCCGTCGCCAACATCATTTCTCCATTAATTTTCAGTCCACTGACAG CCATATTCCTGTCAGAAGACGCACCGTTTAATTTTCCTGGATTCAGCCTAATGTGCCTTGGGCTAATACTG ATGACAGCGTTTTTCCTTAGTCTTATGATTCGCCCTCCTCCTCCTATTGTTGGTGACAAAGTTAGTAGTAACCGTTGTACAGACACCTTGGTCTGA